A DNA window from Nycticebus coucang isolate mNycCou1 chromosome 1, mNycCou1.pri, whole genome shotgun sequence contains the following coding sequences:
- the TRAM1L1 gene encoding translocating chain-associated membrane protein 1-like 1 — MGLRKKSTRNPPVLSHEFILQNHADIVSCVGMFFVLGLMFEGTAEASIVFLTLQHGVIVPAAEEQGTASKSLYHYGAKDLATIFFYMLVAIIIHATIQEYVLDKINRKMHFTKAKQNKFNESGQFSVFYFVSCIWGTILLISENCLSDPTLLWRAHPHNMMTFQMKFFYIAQLAYWFHAFPELYFQRTKKQDIPGQLVYIGLHLFHIIGAYLLYLNHLGLLLLVLHYFVELLSHMCGLFYFSDEKYQKGISLWAIVFILGRLVTLIVSVLTVGFHLAGSHNRNPDSITGNVNVLAAKIAVLSSSCSIQVYITWNLITLRLKRWIDDSNFQTSSVKKKRSKSKKGTENGVETSNRVDSPPKRKEKSS; from the coding sequence ATGGGGCTCCGTAAGAAGAGCACCAGGAACCCCCCGGTCCTGAGCCATGAATTCATCCTGCAGAATCATGCGGACATCGTCTCCTGCGTGGGGATGTTCTTCGTGCTGGGGCTGATGTTCGAGGGAACGGCAGAAGCATCTATCGTTTTCCTTACTCTTCAGCACGGCGTTATCGTCCCTGCAGCAGAAGAGCAAGGCACGGCATCCAAGTCCCTTTATCATTACGGTGCCAAAGATTTGGCGACGATTTTCTTCTACATGCTGGTGGCAATCATTATTCATGCCACAATTCAGGAGTATGTGTTGGATAAAATTAACAGGAAAATGCACTTCACCAAAGCGAAACAAAACAAGTTTAATGAATCTGGGCAGTTTAGCGTATTCTACTTCGTTTCTTGTATTTGGGGCACAATCCTTTTGATCTCTGAAAACTGCCTGTCAGACCCAACTCTCTTATGGAGGGCTCATCCCCATAACATGATGACATTTCAAATGAAGTTTTTCTACATAGCACAGTTGGCTTATTGGTTTCATGCTTTTCCTGAACTCTACTTCCAGAGAACCAAAAAACAAGATATCCCTGGTCAACTTGTGTACATAGGGCTTCACCTCTTTCACATCATCGGAGCTTATCTCTTGTACTTGAACCATTTGGGATTACTTCTTTTGGTGCTGCATTATTTTGTGGAATTACTTTCCCACATGTGCGGCCTGTTTTATTTTAGCGATGAAAAGTACCAGAAAGGGATATCTCTGTGGGCCATTGTGTTTATTTTGGGTAGACTTGTTACTTTAATCGTTTCTGTACTCACTGTTGGGTTTCACCTGGCTGGATCGCACAATCGGAATCCGGATTCCATTACTGGAAATGTAAATGTGTTGGCAGCTAAAATTGCTGTTTTGTCGTCCAGTTGCTCTATCCAGGTATACATAACATGGAACTTAATTACTCTCCGACTTAAGAGGTGGATAGACGATTCTAATTTTCAGACCTCATCCGTGAAGAAGAAACGGTCCAAGTCTAAAAAAGGAACGGAAAATGGAGTGGAAACCTCAAATAGAGTAGACTCTCCcccaaagaggaaagagaaatctTCATAA